One Lycium barbarum isolate Lr01 chromosome 5, ASM1917538v2, whole genome shotgun sequence genomic window carries:
- the LOC132641163 gene encoding eukaryotic translation initiation factor 4B1 isoform X2 has protein sequence MSKSPWGNIGAWAAEAELAEAEEKEAEAAAAAAAAAAAAAPPQSFPSLKEAAAATTKQKKKTKMSLQQFTLGSRPGSGSGSGSTSRLTPDEMLRLPTGPKERSPEEMQYGGGRLGGGFSNYGGGTRGMGGPPGPGRVGRDREGGGYGGFDDDRRGGPPSRDFDQPSRADEADNWASSKKAFPLGSGPGPARSNRYDSLGSGGISRADGDDNWGASKKQHPNVGPPPPQGGRSWFPDSGPRPETERWSREGNHERQRLVLDPPKMEMGSENVVVKGNRPNPFGAARPREEVLAEKGLDWKQLDKEIEVKKGMGSRPTSSQSSRPGSSHSARSEGLTALDGGVVKPKPKVNPFGDAKPREVLLEEKGLDWRKIDLELEHRRVDRPETEEEKNLKEEIEKLRKEATECSEEDKTNLQNVINQKERDLELLIRGLDDKVRFSQKPIQRPGSGSGRVGGLSDRGFSQPASYEDRRAGDQMDRPRSRGGGDAWARPNDQMERPRSRSGVDAWARPNEQVERPRSRGGGDGWARPGDERRSFQGGRGGYFGSRESDRTRSGNRW, from the exons ATGTCGAAATCTCCATGGGGTAATATCGGCGCTTGGGCTGCCGAAGCCGAACTTGCCGAAGCCGAAGAAAAAGAAGCCGAAGCTGCCGCAGCGGCAGCGGCAGCAGCAGCCGCCGCAGCGCCACCGCAGAGCTTCCCTTCCTTAAAGGAAGCCGCCGCTGCTACCACCAAAcagaagaagaaaacaaagatGAGCTTACAACAGTTCACATTAGGGTCCCGACCCGGATCCGGCTCCGGATCCGGATCCACTAGCCGGTTAACACCTGATGAGATGCTTCGCCTTCCTACTGGCCCGAAAGAACGATCTCCTGAGGAAATGCAATATGGTGGTGGTCGTCTTGGTGGTGGGTTTTCGAACTACGGTGGTGGGACACGTGGCATGGGCGGCCCCCCTGGTCCGGGTCGGGTCGGAAGAGATCGTGAAGGTGGTGGGTATGGGGGATTTGATGATGATCGAAGGGGGGGCCCGCCTTCTAGGGATTTTGATCAACCATCTAGAGCTGATGAGGCTGATAATTGGGCTTCTTCTAAGAAAGCATTCCCCCTTGGTTCGGGCCCCGGCCCGGCCCGTTCGAATCGGTATGATTCGTTGGGAAGTGGTGGGATATCTAGGGCTGATGGGGATGACAATTGGGGTGCGTCGAAAAAGCAGCACCCCAATGTGGGCCCACCACCACCACAAGGAGGGAGGTCTTGGTTCCCTGATTCGGGCCCGAGGCCTGAAACGGAGCGTTGGTCTCGTGAGGGGAATCATGAGAGGCAGAGATTGGTTCTTGATCCACCTAagatggaaatgggaagtgaaaatGTGGTGGTGAAAGGGAATAGGCCGAATCCGTTTGGGGCGGCGAGGCCAAGAGAGGAGGTGTTGGCTGAGAAAGGATTGGATTGGAAGCAACTGGATAAGGAAATTGAGGTGAAGAAGGGAATGGGAAGTAGACCAACGAGTTCGCAATCGAGTAGGCCCGGGAGTTCACATTCGGCCCGTTCTGAAGGCCTAACAGCATTGGATGGTGGTGTTGTTAAACCTAAGCCAAAGGTTAATCCTTTTGGAGATGCAAAGCCTAGGGAAGTTTTGCTTGAGGAAAAAGGTTTAGATTGGAGAAAGATTGATTTGGAGTTGGAGCATCGACGCGTTGACAG ACCAGAGACAGAAGAGGAAAAGAATCTGAAAGAAGAAATAGAGAAGCTCAGAAAGGAAGCTACAGAGTGCTCAGAAGAGGACAAGACTAATTTACAGAATGTGATTAATCAGAAAGAGAGGGACTTGGAACTGCTGATCCGTGGTTTGGATGACAAAGTTCGTTTCAGTCAGAAACCCATTCAAAGGCCAGGCTCTGGGTCAGGCAGGGTTGGTGGGCTTTCTGATAGGGGCTTTTCTCAGCCAGCATCTTATGAGGATCGTAGAGCTGGTGATCAGATGGACAGGCCTAGATCACGCGGTGGAGGAGATGCATGGGCAAGGCCAAATGACCAAATGGAGAGGCCTCGATCACGTAGTGGTGTAGATGCGTGGGCCAGGCCAAATGAACAAGTGGAGAGGCCTCGATCACGGGGTGGTGGAGACGGATGGGCAAGGCCAGGTGATGAGAGAAGATCTTTCCAAGGAGGAAGAGGAGGATATTTTGGCAGCCGGGAGTCTGATAG GACAAGATCCGGGAACAGATGGTGA
- the LOC132641163 gene encoding eukaryotic translation initiation factor 4B1 isoform X1 translates to MSKSPWGNIGAWAAEAELAEAEEKEAEAAAAAAAAAAAAAPPQSFPSLKEAAAATTKQKKKTKMSLQQFTLGSRPGSGSGSGSTSRLTPDEMLRLPTGPKERSPEEMQYGGGRLGGGFSNYGGGTRGMGGPPGPGRVGRDREGGGYGGFDDDRRGGPPSRDFDQPSRADEADNWASSKKAFPLGSGPGPARSNRYDSLGSGGISRADGDDNWGASKKQHPNVGPPPPQGGRSWFPDSGPRPETERWSREGNHERQRLVLDPPKMEMGSENVVVKGNRPNPFGAARPREEVLAEKGLDWKQLDKEIEVKKGMGSRPTSSQSSRPGSSHSARSEGLTALDGGVVKPKPKVNPFGDAKPREVLLEEKGLDWRKIDLELEHRRVDRPETEEEKNLKEEIEKLRKEATECSEEDKTNLQNVINQKERDLELLIRGLDDKVRFSQKPIQRPGSGSGRVGGLSDRGFSQPASYEDRRAGDQMDRPRSRGGGDAWARPNDQMERPRSRSGVDAWARPNEQVERPRSRGGGDGWARPGDERRSFQGGRGGYFGSRESDRCNVYSPMPGKKFPDDSCGQNIFQSCKEPHHLSVLRVN, encoded by the exons ATGTCGAAATCTCCATGGGGTAATATCGGCGCTTGGGCTGCCGAAGCCGAACTTGCCGAAGCCGAAGAAAAAGAAGCCGAAGCTGCCGCAGCGGCAGCGGCAGCAGCAGCCGCCGCAGCGCCACCGCAGAGCTTCCCTTCCTTAAAGGAAGCCGCCGCTGCTACCACCAAAcagaagaagaaaacaaagatGAGCTTACAACAGTTCACATTAGGGTCCCGACCCGGATCCGGCTCCGGATCCGGATCCACTAGCCGGTTAACACCTGATGAGATGCTTCGCCTTCCTACTGGCCCGAAAGAACGATCTCCTGAGGAAATGCAATATGGTGGTGGTCGTCTTGGTGGTGGGTTTTCGAACTACGGTGGTGGGACACGTGGCATGGGCGGCCCCCCTGGTCCGGGTCGGGTCGGAAGAGATCGTGAAGGTGGTGGGTATGGGGGATTTGATGATGATCGAAGGGGGGGCCCGCCTTCTAGGGATTTTGATCAACCATCTAGAGCTGATGAGGCTGATAATTGGGCTTCTTCTAAGAAAGCATTCCCCCTTGGTTCGGGCCCCGGCCCGGCCCGTTCGAATCGGTATGATTCGTTGGGAAGTGGTGGGATATCTAGGGCTGATGGGGATGACAATTGGGGTGCGTCGAAAAAGCAGCACCCCAATGTGGGCCCACCACCACCACAAGGAGGGAGGTCTTGGTTCCCTGATTCGGGCCCGAGGCCTGAAACGGAGCGTTGGTCTCGTGAGGGGAATCATGAGAGGCAGAGATTGGTTCTTGATCCACCTAagatggaaatgggaagtgaaaatGTGGTGGTGAAAGGGAATAGGCCGAATCCGTTTGGGGCGGCGAGGCCAAGAGAGGAGGTGTTGGCTGAGAAAGGATTGGATTGGAAGCAACTGGATAAGGAAATTGAGGTGAAGAAGGGAATGGGAAGTAGACCAACGAGTTCGCAATCGAGTAGGCCCGGGAGTTCACATTCGGCCCGTTCTGAAGGCCTAACAGCATTGGATGGTGGTGTTGTTAAACCTAAGCCAAAGGTTAATCCTTTTGGAGATGCAAAGCCTAGGGAAGTTTTGCTTGAGGAAAAAGGTTTAGATTGGAGAAAGATTGATTTGGAGTTGGAGCATCGACGCGTTGACAG ACCAGAGACAGAAGAGGAAAAGAATCTGAAAGAAGAAATAGAGAAGCTCAGAAAGGAAGCTACAGAGTGCTCAGAAGAGGACAAGACTAATTTACAGAATGTGATTAATCAGAAAGAGAGGGACTTGGAACTGCTGATCCGTGGTTTGGATGACAAAGTTCGTTTCAGTCAGAAACCCATTCAAAGGCCAGGCTCTGGGTCAGGCAGGGTTGGTGGGCTTTCTGATAGGGGCTTTTCTCAGCCAGCATCTTATGAGGATCGTAGAGCTGGTGATCAGATGGACAGGCCTAGATCACGCGGTGGAGGAGATGCATGGGCAAGGCCAAATGACCAAATGGAGAGGCCTCGATCACGTAGTGGTGTAGATGCGTGGGCCAGGCCAAATGAACAAGTGGAGAGGCCTCGATCACGGGGTGGTGGAGACGGATGGGCAAGGCCAGGTGATGAGAGAAGATCTTTCCAAGGAGGAAGAGGAGGATATTTTGGCAGCCGGGAGTCTGATAG ATGTAATGTTTACTCACCTATGCCGGGAAAAAAGTTTCCAGACGATTCCTGCGGGCAAAATATATTCCAGTCTTGTAAGGAACCCCATCATTTGAGTGTATTGCGAGTGAATTGA